A genomic window from Xenorhabdus cabanillasii includes:
- a CDS encoding HK97 family phage prohead protease, with protein MMTKQRLDVPLKIKSVSDSGEFEGYGSVFGVKDSDDDIVMPGAFANTLKQWGEKGGLPALLWQHRMDEPIGIYTEMNEDEVGLHLKGRLLIDDDPLAKRVHAHMKAGSLSGLSIGYILKDWEYDRTKEAFLLKDLDLWEVSLVTFPANDDARISNVKSAFARGELPAQKNIERVLRDVGLSRSQAKAFMAEGYGALSLRDAETDASILNALKTITFE; from the coding sequence ATGATGACAAAACAACGGCTTGATGTCCCCCTGAAAATCAAATCGGTCAGTGACTCCGGCGAGTTCGAGGGTTACGGGTCCGTTTTCGGGGTGAAAGACAGCGATGACGATATTGTGATGCCCGGTGCTTTTGCCAACACCCTGAAACAGTGGGGAGAGAAAGGCGGCCTGCCTGCGTTGCTTTGGCAACACCGGATGGATGAACCCATTGGCATTTATACCGAAATGAACGAAGACGAGGTCGGGCTGCACCTGAAAGGGCGGTTACTGATTGACGATGACCCGCTGGCAAAACGGGTCCATGCCCACATGAAAGCCGGGTCACTCTCAGGGCTGTCTATCGGCTATATCCTCAAAGACTGGGAATACGACCGAACCAAGGAAGCGTTTTTACTGAAAGATCTCGATTTATGGGAGGTCAGTTTAGTGACCTTTCCGGCCAATGATGACGCCCGGATCAGCAACGTGAAATCGGCGTTTGCCCGCGGCGAATTACCCGCCCAAAAAAATATTGAGCGAGTCCTGCGCGACGTTGGGCTCTCACGCTCTCAGGCCAAGGCATTCATGGCCGAGGGGTATGGCGCGTTGTCGCTGCGTGATGCTGAAACAGACGCGTCCATTTTGAATGCATTAAAAACCATTACCTTTGAATAA